The Patescibacteria group bacterium sequence GATATTTATAACGACTATTTTTATTCTTTAACAGCCGATATCGCCAAGCTCGGCCGGGACGTAATTCTCTTGCGTCAGATTTTGGAACAGATTCTTCTTAATTTGGGACAGCCCCTGGGCTATAAAACCATTGCCCGCCACACCAAAGCCAAAACCCATTTGACTATTGCCGAATATCTGGAAATTTTGGAATCAATGTTTGTTATAAAAATGATTTATCAGTCAGATAAGGGCGGGCAGCCCACCAGCCGCAAGGCCAAAAAACTTTATTTTACCGACCCTTTTTTATTCTGGCTTTTTTATTCCCACATTAACGGTTCGCTTGATTATTGGCATTTCAGCCGCGAGCGCCTGCACCGCCAGGATGTCTTCAATGCCTTGGTGGAAAACGTGGTATTTTCCCATCTGGCCAGGAATGGGGACAGCAAGGGGAAAGAACGCCTGACTTATTGGCGGGATAATGTCCGCAATCGGGAAATAACTTTTTTAATCCATGACGGCAAAAAGATCATGCCGGTTTTGCTTGGCTATAGCCGGGATATAGAAGACAAAGATTTAAAAATATTTAAGCAAGCCGGCTTCAAGAGGGGGATAATCATCAGCCGGGACAAGATGGAAAATAAAGGTAATATAAAAATTTTGCCTTTAATTTATTTTTTGCTGTTTGGAAAGGGGTTACTGAGATAGTGAATAATTTTAAAAAAGCAAGATCTCGATTTTTTTAAGAGATTTTTTGGGTCTTTCAGCCAAATCGCAGAGTTCTGATTAAAGGCCACAGCTATTTGTTTAAACTTCAATCATTGATTTTAGATAAGAAAAAGGGCAGCTTTACTTGTAAGCTGCCTTTTGAGTAGAAACGGTTTGTGTTAAAATCAGAATTTTTTGTCGTTTACTGTTTCTCCTATAGCTCTTTACCGCATTCGGGGCAGTAACCGTTAACGATTTTAACGCCGCAATCAGGACAAGTGGGGCAAGTTGGAACGCCGTTATAAGTATCGGCTGAAAATGTCCCGCTTCCTCCTTCGATTTTTTGGTCTTCGCCGGGATAAGCCAAAATATTGTCCATAATATCCCCCCTCTAAACAGAATCTGGCCAGTGGCAAATAATTATTAAATAAACCTATATCAAAAACGTTTAAATAATTTTAAATCGTAAGAAATAGCAAAACCCTTAAAATAAGTATTAAGAGTTGTTTTTTCTAAATCGCTTATAGTTACTTTTCTATAATCTTTCGATTTTTGCAAATAAACTTCTATTGTTCTCATATAAAAATCATGGGAGACGAGTATAACCGTTTGATTTTTATTCTGATGTTTTTTTAAACTTCTAAAAATATTTTCGGTCCGTTGATATATACGGTCTATTTCTTCAACCGGTCCCTGATTGATGATTGCATTATACAAAGCCGTTCTGACAGCCGGCATTCCCTGTCTTAAAAATTTCTCTTTAGGCAAAATATCTTTTAGGCTAAAATCAATTTCTTTCAAATTGGGATTGCCTAGGATCGGTACTTTTTTATTATACTTTTCTTTTAGAATTTTACCGATTAAAAAAGCCGACTCTTTTGATCTTTTGGATTGGAAATTGGAATTATTAAAATAAATAACGTCTAAGTCTTTTAGTGGTAATTTTTTTACTGCCTCTAAAAATAATTTTTTACCACCTTTTGCAATAGACGGATCAAGCCGGCCGGTTGCTAAATTATCTAAGATTTCATAGGGCATTTCTAAATGATCTTCATATGGCAAATCAAGTTTACCGTGCCTAATAAAATAAATTTTAATGCCGTTATTCATAAAGTTATTTTACACTATAATCCGTAATAAGTAAAAAAGAGAGCACAGGAGACAAATCAATATAGATTCGTCTGCCTGTGCCCTCATGGCTATAAAGAACGTCAGTTAAGGATATAAACCTTTCCGGCCGGTCCGTCAACGCGTATCCGCTGACCGGTCTTGATGATTTTTGTAGCGTGCTTAACATTGAGAACGGCGGCGATACCGAGTTCACGGGATATAATCGCTCCATGGGCAAGCGGACCCCCGACTTCGGTGACTAAGCCGCCATTGCCGACGGCACCAATGATCGGTGCCCATGTCGGATCGGTTGTATGTACTACCAGTACGCAACCATCAGTCATCCATTCAAGAGCCTCCCGATCGCTCGGGTCACGAACAATAACTGCTGGTCCTTCAATGACAAAAGATGTCACGCCGATACCATACAACTCGCTCGCACCATCAGGCATATCAACCAAACCGATTTTACTCAATTGGTCGACAAACATAACCTGCGGCACCTCCATCTTGAATTCTCGCTCATAGCGTTCCCGCCGATGGGTGGCGATTTTGAGCGCTTCGGCCGGCGCCTCGATCAACATCCTGATTTCTCGAGGATCAAGGAAAAAGATATGATCCTGAGGCCACCCCAATTGTGCTTCAATAAAAAGCAGCTGGTTACGAATCAAGTCATAAACCTTGAGGAAATTAAACTTGACTCGCTCGCGGAGCGCGAGATAGGTCAGGGTAGAAACGACATCCTGCTCGAATTCTCTACTCCTATCCTCGGTCAGATTGGCGCTGACACGCTTTTTGGCTATCTGGGATTCCTGAATCCGACGCTGAAGTTCAGTTTGGGGATCACCCTTAATTCGGGCAGCAAGCTGATCCATCATTTCCGGTTGTTCATGATATCGCGGACCGGAAATTTCCAATTCGTTGAACCCAAGGTGTCCAAATTCCGCCAAAACCAAATTCCGATTGATCAAGCCGTCATTTAATTGGGCTAAACGAAGATTAAATCTAATCGCCGGATCGTCTTGCAGGCTACCAGTAAGGTGGTCAAGAAGTTGTTTGGCTTCCTCCCCGTTGAAGTTTGACTCTAAGGTTTTACGCAGACGAGCGTAGGCAAAAAAGCCGAGTCGCGCCACGATGACAAACCAAATGCAAATTTTAGTGCGCAGAAAATCAAGCTTGGTCTGCAGTGATTCAATCAGTTTGGGTGACATGGATAAAGGGAACTGACGTTGCCGATTGACAAACTCCGTAACAAGCGGTTCGTGAACATTTAAATAGTCATCAGCGAATGTCTGCTCCCACTGACGAATGCCAGTAAAGAACCGATCGTAATACTGTCTGTAAATCTTGGCTTTTTCCGGTCCGTATAGCTTTGTTAGACGCTCTAGGCTCGGATTTTGGTCATAGAGAACAACCTCGGGATAATTGGCGAGCCGTTCATCGGTTCGAATCTGATCAAGGTAAGAACACACCAATCCCTGGATGTAATCATCCAACGGAACACCCGAGATCCGATAAGTTAAAGCGTCGTGGAGAATACTGCAACGCGGTTGCGAGCCGATCAGCTCAAAAAAACCGGCATCCAACTCTTCCCCAATGGAATACCCCATCATATTGCGTCCGGTACGGATCGCTCCGTCGTCATGAGCAAAGATGTAGGTAAACAGTCCGAAACTGAACGGAGTCGGATGCTGAGTAAGCAGTTCGGCAATGTTTTGATCGCTGAACACGTCAAGAGGAACTGTAATGCCAAGATTCCCCAAGCGCAGACGCTCTGCCTCCGCTACCACCTTGGCTGACTTAATCGCTTCATAGCGAACTAACCCGGGAGAATCGTCGAGAGCAGTTATCGGCCGATTTTGGACGAGCGATTTAATAATCCCCCCGTTACCATCAACC is a genomic window containing:
- a CDS encoding phosphoglycerate mutase family protein; the protein is MNNGIKIYFIRHGKLDLPYEDHLEMPYEILDNLATGRLDPSIAKGGKKLFLEAVKKLPLKDLDVIYFNNSNFQSKRSKESAFLIGKILKEKYNKKVPILGNPNLKEIDFSLKDILPKEKFLRQGMPAVRTALYNAIINQGPVEEIDRIYQRTENIFRSLKKHQNKNQTVILVSHDFYMRTIEVYLQKSKDYRKVTISDLEKTTLNTYFKGFAISYDLKLFKRF
- a CDS encoding PEP/pyruvate-binding domain-containing protein, with product MKKIVSQDRIVNFVDLTVAQLAKLPGKITRLHEKWRLGIPVPFRGFVIFPAVVNDIVRSKCDISQLPAYLIDELLSAYRQSNFERDEIRAAVRGALSVEDQSKASWAGGSESPTNILGEQEFLNAVDTCINETFSNRMDGYRDRMGIVGELKLSILVHQMAICNRFAVVFTRNPMNGSSDEIVIQSTFGGGQLLTAGRETGDIFILDRAGNVLSETVTVKELMVADEGVIPMPSQLKDKRSLEPNQLRDLVEFVLGVELIENDEPQDCEIALAVDGNGGIIKSLVQNRPITALDDSPGLVRYEAIKSAKVVAEAERLRLGNLGITVPLDVFSDQNIAELLTQHPTPFSFGLFTYIFAHDDGAIRTGRNMMGYSIGEELDAGFFELIGSQPRCSILHDALTYRISGVPLDDYIQGLVCSYLDQIRTDERLANYPEVVLYDQNPSLERLTKLYGPEKAKIYRQYYDRFFTGIRQWEQTFADDYLNVHEPLVTEFVNRQRQFPLSMSPKLIESLQTKLDFLRTKICIWFVIVARLGFFAYARLRKTLESNFNGEEAKQLLDHLTGSLQDDPAIRFNLRLAQLNDGLINRNLVLAEFGHLGFNELEISGPRYHEQPEMMDQLAARIKGDPQTELQRRIQESQIAKKRVSANLTEDRSREFEQDVVSTLTYLALRERVKFNFLKVYDLIRNQLLFIEAQLGWPQDHIFFLDPREIRMLIEAPAEALKIATHRRERYEREFKMEVPQVMFVDQLSKIGLVDMPDGASELYGIGVTSFVIEGPAVIVRDPSDREALEWMTDGCVLVVHTTDPTWAPIIGAVGNGGLVTEVGGPLAHGAIISRELGIAAVLNVKHATKIIKTGQRIRVDGPAGKVYILN